DNA sequence from the Cucumis melo cultivar AY chromosome 6, USDA_Cmelo_AY_1.0, whole genome shotgun sequence genome:
TTGCTTTTATTAGATTTACTTTTGTGGAATAATGTTTTCATCTATTTTGTTTTAGTATTTTAGTTCCAATTAGCATTTTCCTTTCCTCCACTCTCATTGGTATATTGCTAAACAAACGAAATGCATGAACAGAGTGAATATGGTAGCGAACATGGTTACAACAGAAACCAGTGGGCTAAAGaggtttttcttgttctttaTTTCTCAATGTCGTTTTTATTCAGTGAAATCACTTAGTTTTGTTCTCTCATGTATTCAAATGGAATTAACTGCACCATACAGGAGGGCTCTGAGGAGAAAAATGATGGGTGGGAAACCGTCCACAAAAAGCCAACTAGGCGACAACACAAggttatttaaaatttgaaaaacattttGACAAAATGTATGTTTGGTGTGTTATTTTATAtgattaattagtttaatactTCCCTCAGAGATGACCTGAAGCAAAATTTCAGTCCTTTTATACACATAAGCGAGAGCTCCTAGTGTTATGGAAGATGTAATTGAGTTTGAATGTCTGAATCTGATGTTTCCTGTAACATAATGATTAGAATCATTAGTTTGACTCTTGAAGTAAACAATTTTTGTAAGCACGATAATCGTGGGCATTTATGATAGTTTCTGTAAGCAATGTTTGTAAGCACGACAATCATGGGCTTTTATGATTTGAATCAATTATTTGGCTCTTGAAGTAAGCCATGTTTCTATATATTTGGGGTTGGACAATAGCATTAATGATTAGTAAATCTCATGTGTGGCATATTGTTATTATACCTTGGCCGCAAAGGGTGTTCGTCTTGGGATCATGCTTCTTACTTATAATCTGTGTGGTAGTCAGCTGTTTAGAGGATCAGTGGTGTCTAATACAACATTATGTTTGCTTATATTTTCTAATACAACATTAACTTTCCAGATTCTTTTACTAGTAGTGAACTAGGTTTCATGTAGTTGCTTGGACTTAAAATATTTGCTCCAAAATTTGCTCGTGCAACAAATTTGTAGATCCAAACAGATAATTGGGGAGGATACAAACGGCCTGCCAGTGAACAAAATTACTCTAATGAGGTGGAAGTTGGTGCTGAGCTAGAACCCTCAGAAGATGAGCTTGCTGATCTGTCTTATGCATGTAAAAAGCTTTGGCAACTTGATTTGAATCGTTTGGTACCTGGAAAAGATTATGAAATTGATTGTGGTGAAGGGAAGAGGGTCAGTGGAAGGGAAGACATGGCACAAGGAAGCCTCTTTAGTTGGGTTAGCGAAGACGTATTTAGAAAGCCAACATTTTCACGTTTTTGTTCTCTACTTGATAACTACAATCCAAATCAAGGGTGCAAAGAAGTTGTGACACCTGAGGAGAGGCAAGAGCAAGCAGCATTCATTGAAGAAATTAGTAGAACTGCACCAATTAAGTACCTTCACAGGTATCTTTCATCCAAGGGAGTTGCATCCAATGACTATCAAGATTTTAAACGTATGCTGACTAGCTTGTGGTTCGATCTTTGTGGTCGGTGTGGAACATCTGGTTCCTCTTCTGCTTTTGAGCATGTTTTTGTTGGAGAAATCAAGCAACAAGGAGGGCAGGAGGTTTCTGGTTTCCACAACTGGCTTCAGGTAAGTGCCTCTCTGAGATTCCTCTCTTTAACGAGGTGTCACAAAAGATAAAACTGGTAATGCCTGAAATTTAAGCTTGAAATACTCGGTCAGTACAATAGGTATCTAGTCATGTTGAGGCCTTAGTTTCCTGCATTCGGTAAGGCAATAGTAACAGGTGCAGAATGAGGGAGGAAAAATTCCCTCCTCTTgcttatttttaattaataattcaagcataaaaagtcattttttgagattttttttctttactttgcTAAATTCAAAATCGAAAGATCGAGCAACTTGTTCATCGGTGCCGGTCTTTGGTTTTGAAGGTTTTTCGTAATTACTCTATAGGCACTATTTTACCTAGTTGGAAATTCTAAAGAGAGGGATTTTGATGGACTTGGTTTTTTTATGTTCTCGaattctttccttctttctcaACTTGGCTCATTTCTCTGTTTCACAGTATTAAAAACCTTAGACAAGTATTTGATAAAAACTTCGATACGAAAATGATTTGAAGTTGGCCGTCGCCTCTGTACTTTTTTAACATGTGAAGTTGGCTGCATCCCGTGGTCTTAAATGCGCCAATGATGTACAACATTTTGTTCGTAAATTTACCAGTCTATCATTTTCTTAAtattagtattttcttttctgGAGATTCCTGAACTTGCTAATTTTCTTATACCTTTTTCATGTTCATTTATTCCAAATACAGTTTTACCTTGAAGAAGCTAAAGGGAGTGTTGATTATCAAGGTTACATTTTTCCCCGACGACGTGGCCAGTGTGTAAGTAACTCAACTTAacacttcttttcttttcttttcggGTAATTGATGATGAACTGTGAAGAAATAAGTTTGAATTCCCATATCTCATCATAGTGGAATTTTTTGAAGTCATTTGAAACTTCATCTGACATTTAACATTTCATCAGGGGCAAACAATGTAACCAAACCTGAAGTCTTCAAATAGAAAGATAATTATAGAACCCCATTTCCCTGTTCAGCATTTTTATAAAAGAAGccatatatttatttatcagAAATCCAAAGAATTCTGAACATTTTGGTAGCTTCCCTAAAAGATTAACCTTCACATAGTTAATGTTAAGGAAGTTGTCACAAAAAGAAAGATAGAATCATTCGAAAGAAAGaaacttttattaaaaaagTACAAAGGTGGATACTTCTGTGAGAAGACTCTTTCACTACTCTCAATGCTCACTCACTTTTCCTCACTTAAGTTTGTCCAACTGTTTCAAACCTTTTTTGATTTACAAAGGAGGACACACCTATTTATATGCATGAGACGTTTGGAGTTCAAGAAAAGATTTTTCTAGGCTCTTCTTGGATTCATAATATCCTAGATTCTATCAATATCTCGAAGAATTCTAGAATTCTTTAGAGCATAAAGAAAGGTTAAGGTATTTCTAAATCTTTACTATGGAGATATTTATTTCCAATTTACACATATTGAAAGTAAAGACGCAAAAAAACACAAAATCTACGTGGAAACCTTAGTATAGAGAGAAAATCAcgtttcttattattttttgataataataaaagtacAAGGGGAAAATATTTATAGGCAACACGAGCAtcattaacaaaataaaatttagggTAAAGTAAATTACACAACTATTCTTGGTTTTCCACGTGACCCAAGCCTACTATTTCTAACAACATACTTTAACGTAGTTCTAGAAAATTTAATTTACACACTGAAGTCATAGATATGGCAAAAACCTTCTAATATTTAGTGCTACTTTCTATTTTAACACCTAGCATTCTTCAGGttattaaatttgttttgttCCATCAAACATTAGTTTTGATAGGAACAATCTTTCCCACTTTAAACTCAAGAGTTTGCCTCACTTTTTGGAAGTTAAGCATTCTGTTCTATGTAATCTAATACATATCTCTAACTTAACCACTTACTTTGCCAACCCTGCAGCCCGATTCAGAAACTCAACTGCTTACCATTCAGTTTGAATGGAATGGTATTCTCAAATCTGTCTCAAGCACTTTAGTAGGAGTTAGCCCTGAGTTTGAAGTTGCACTTTATACACTATGCTTCTTCCTTGGTGGAGAGGATAACCATGTCGAGCTCGGACCATATGCTGTTAATATCAAGTGTTATCGTTTAGGGAACAACATCGGGTCAGTGTTTCCAATAGCAGAGTGTTGAAGTTCCTTCACTGAGATTAATCCAATAAACATCTAAGAAAGGATTGTCTCACAGATTAAGAGATAAATAGTATGAGATTGTAACATCTATAGAAGATGACAACAGTAGTATCATAATATGTGATGGAAAAAGATGATTCTCAGGATGTACTATTAACTTCTAGGAGGATACTGAAACTTTTGTATTATTACATGGATCTGCAAATGGTTTGTGAAGATACTGAGTTAAGCAACTGATGTTTGTGATATGACTTGTGAAAAGTTATGTATTTTGTCATGTGATGGAATGTTAAGAGCAGGAgattttgttctttattttagtGGCTGCCCCAACTTAAGCAATGGAAATGggaaaagaacaaaaatgaCGGGGAATAACCGGTTGATCCTTCTTGGATTCTGTGTAAAATATCAGCAAAATCATCCTTGTGATATACTTGAGAAAATATCTTTGGATTGGAGTTGAGAGATATTTTAGGGGGAAGGTCTATTCATAGTCCTTTTGGAAAGGGAgttccaattttcttttttagtttattttacccATTTCATAACcatttaaatgttttatttgtagttttgaaaattattatCGATGAAAGTCACCCCGAAGAAATTGAGAGAAgacaaacataaatttcaagaATAGAGAACTAAACACGAGATATTATTAAGAGCGACcttgatttttagtttttagaaaAGTAAGCTTAAAAATCATACCTCTACCCAATAATATCTTTGTTTTGTTACATTGTGAGTTAAATTATTCCAAATTCTTTTTACTTATTCCTTTAAACCTTAACCACGTTTTAAGGTTTCTTGTTCTTTTAACTAGTCTTTAATAAACATAGCCACGTATAGGTAGAGTCTTTAACTACTGATGAACTAAATTCGCTTTGGCAATAGAATATCTCTACTTTGTTTTTCACTGGAAATGAATCTCATATATTAAGCATTCTACCTTCCTTTTAAttgacattaaaaaaaaaaacaaaacaaccaAACAAACCTAACATCAATCCCTCTCGAGAAGGAGAGATAAAACAAGGGGAATTCTCTCTAAATCTGCAACGAAAAGTTAGAGCTGCTAAACTATGAGTAACTTTGTTCTCTTCTCTAAAGATTTTACAAAAGTGAAACATTTACGAAAGAAGTAAGAAAGAGAATCTTctcaacaaagaaaaaaaataaacatcaGATAAATCAAAGATTTCATGATCTAAATTCTACTAAAAGTCTTAGTAATGTATCATCTtgtaaaatcattaaaaatataACTCCACGCCCAATATAAATTGTAAACTTAGCTTAATTGACATTATTAACATTTATAGATCAACGAGatgttttaagttttaatttttcattCCATTGGTAATAATATATTATACTTTGCATACCAattttggaaagaatattttaaattttaagttaaaattttTACAATTCAACCAAAGAAAAAGGTAATATAGCAATTTCGTAAGAACAACTCTGCCCAGAGTAATCTCAGCGGCTGCCCCGCCGCACGCCGGTGCCGGTGTTGAGATCGCGTCGCCCCTCACACTCACCGCCGCCAGGAAGAAGAGAATCGAACCAATGGCGCTTGACGTGCATATGTTCGAAGCTTTAAACCCTTCTCGTTTCATATCATTCTCTTTTCCTAATCCATGTAACTCGCGTTCTTCTCTCCGGATCGCCGTCCTTGATTCGCCGATCCAACCCACCCATTCCCCTTCCGTCGCCGCCATGTTCGTTCCCCCGGGCCTTGAAACCGATTGGATTTTTTCCACGGAATCTGGACACTATCACCTTCTATTCGATTCCCCTGGAATTTCACGCTTGATTCTAGTCGGAGATCAAGAACCGGTGGCTGGCCTTGATTCTCTTCCAATCTACAATCGTCAGGATTCGGCTTCGACCTGGAGTCGGCTAGTGGTGAGTTTACAGCCACTTCTTCTTGCTTTATTCCCAAAATCATGTTTCAAAAATGGAATTCCTGAAGTTCCAATTCTTAGTTTCGTCGATAACGTTATACGTAGGGTAGTTTTAGAGAGATGTATTGGTTCTTCCGTTGGTGAATTTCTGGTTGAGAATGTGGAAATCGAGAGAAAATCATTCGAAACTAGGGAATTTAGGAGACGATTGAGGTTCAAAAGGATGCCGAACTTGATTCAAACAGAAATTCGTCTGATTCCCGAGGCCAATCTTAATTTAGATGACGTTGAAATTCAAAACATGCAGTTCAAACCAGATACTAGGGTTTTGGTTCATCCTTACTTACCTCCAATGGCCGCAAGCCTTTCATTGATTGCCTCCTCCATTGACAAACAGATTCAAACTGGCCATAGACCGAAAGCCCTGTGTGTTGGAGTTGGTGGTGGAGCTCTGCTTTCCTTCCTTGCAACCCATTTAGATTTTGAAGTTATGGGTGTAGAAATGGACATGGAGGTTCTCAGAGTTGCACAACAGTATTTTGGATTGGTAGATAATGAATTTCTTCACATCTCCATTGGAGATGCTACTGAATTTCTTCAAAATGCTTCAAAGTCCGTCAAGAAACAGAAGTGTGAATCGTTTGGTGTTCACATGTCTTCTTTGTATGATGTAATCATGTTTGATTTGGATTCAAGTGATGCTCGAAACGGCATAAGTTCGCCACCACTGGAGTTTGTTGGGAGAGATGTTCTTTTGAGTGCTAGATCAGTTCTTTCTGAACATGGGATTCTTATAGTGAATGTGATTCCTCTTGATAAATTCTTCTTTGATGCATTGATAAATGAATTCAGATCCATTTTTGATGATTTGTTTCAGATAGATGTTGATAATGGTGAAAACTTTGTTGTCATTGCTTCTGTTTGTTCAATCAAGTCTTTTCCTAACGTTACAAAGAAAGAGATGAACAGCTTTTCATCTAGATTGAGATCATTCCTCTCAGGAGCATACATGGACTCCATAAAAAGGATATGATTTTCTTGAGATATGTATCATTCTGAAGAGACGGGTTTTGATCCTTGGATAATGGCTTCCAAACCTAGAGCTTGGAACCGACTGCTGGCTTGAAGAAACGATCTGGAGACCCCATTCATGAAGAGTTTGGGTTTTTCCTATACGGACTTTGGATGACCTTGATTTCAGATTTGTAATGGTGCTCTCGAGGTTTTGAAACTAATGTGGTACGATCCCCTGTCGTTGTCAATACACACGTTAATTTTCCATACTTCACCCTGCTCACAAGGGTTTGGAGTGGGGAGCGTGAGTGAGAGAGAGCAAGGAAGAGTGACAACGCCAGGAATGAGAAAAGAATAACTCTTAGCTTGTGAAAGCACTATTGTATTGCATTAGTTGAACGTGAGAGCACTAAAGGACCATACGCTCTTACTGCATTCAACATACttcattattttcaaaatttgggaAAAACAACAATATGATTGCGGTATTAAGTTCATCAATACAAGAAGACCCAAAGAGTTTGTTATCTACAGTTACAAAAAACAAGAGCCCAAATTTTGGTGAGTTCGAAAATTTTCAAGCTATGATAGAGGTTAGACCTTCTTCACCCTCCTTTGGTTAAGGGATGAAGGTTTGTTGTTTGGTTTATGTCAATGCCTTATTGTGGGTTCTGTGATTGTTGAGAACTGGGGCTCATGAGAGTTTTTTTTGTTCATATAACCCAATTTTAGATGATtaagtgtgtgtgtgtgtgtgtgtttttttaaataaataaatacattacTCTACAGTTAGCTTTTGAGGAGGCTGCAGAGTTTGTTGTGTCATTTGGGTTATCATTTGTTTTGTTAGGTTTTTCAGAATGAAacattttaaacaattttcCAATGTGAAAACAGAGTTGGTGGGCCAAATGACTAACTTCTAAAATGGAGTTTCTCAAGGTTTGGAGTATAAAACTTGTACACTTACATCCCCTCCCCAAATAGATAAAGTAAATAATGAAGAACTTGTACAACTTTGAGTGCCATGAGGGATTGGGGATGCAACCTACAtctcaatttttctttcttttttttttttttgtgtgtgtgatTAATTATGTTTTTCCATATTCAAAACCTTTGTTCAAAATGTAAAAGGAACCACATCAATACTATGATCGAAAAACTAAACTCGTTTTtcacaaagtttaaaattttgatgattGTTCATTGAATTGTTTCAAACGTATTAGGATGAGAATGTTTTTATACAAAACAAATTTTCCTTTAGAATTTGCTAACCCAATGTTAGATGAAGGGAAGAGAGATCATAGTCATCCTCATCAcaacttaaaataaaaaataaaaaaaaaaaccttttattCTTAGTTTCCAAGAgaaacaaatttatttttatttcctcTTAAATATCATTCTCTTTAAGAGTACGATCGCTCATTTCAAATGTAATTCTCTTTATCGAACGAGAATGTAAAGTTTCTAGCATAAGATTGTCGAGAGTAGCCCCAAGTAGGCCTAAAACCACGCGAGGGAGTCCAAGCTCAAGGAGAACTAAGAGATAACATAGGAGAACATGCATTCTAAAAGGAAAAAGTCAAAGCTTTGGATTATAGGTTAAAAAGTCGAGTTGGTGAATGTATATCAATCGCCCTATTGATGTTAGCATTGTAAATCACCATGACATCGTCGAAGTTTCATGTAACCACAGGTTGAGAGGAAAGATGTTATAAATAACCATATTTGTTGACCATAAACACGGAAAATGTGAAAGTCAACACAAAGATTATTAGACAgttgaaaaataaagaaaataataatattttttctttactCAAAATTGGGTAATGTCATTGGTTCTCAAATGAATTCTCTAGTTAGCTTTATCTACGCATATCTATTATCTCTCTTTCAATTCCTCACTCATTTTCCTTTTGATTTCATTaatgggaaaagaaaaaagaaagtttgaaGAGATAAGAACCAATTGCCTCCACATAAAAATCTAATGGTTAGCCTAACAATTACATGGCCACAGCTCAGCTTTGTAGTCTCTTCTACAATAAAAGACTAAACTATCAAAATCAAAgtttggatttttcccaatccaAGTTTCTGCCTTCCTTTGCAATTCAATTGGCCAACACAATTAGAATCTTTTGGTCTCCATCAATCATATTCACCCTCTCATTTATGAGTtattacattaaaaaaagaaagaaagaaagaaaaagcctTAAGATCACTTGACCA
Encoded proteins:
- the LOC103490825 gene encoding uncharacterized protein LOC103490825 isoform X1, whose amino-acid sequence is MEGLIKGLIDVAIGNDGDNNDQQSASQSREERSRSTWAQVVTGEEDGGDRRDGCDRNRWNNEEEGRSRREEWEVEDSRISGQRKQSEYGSEHGYNRNQWAKEEGSEEKNDGWETVHKKPTRRQHKIQTDNWGGYKRPASEQNYSNEVEVGAELEPSEDELADLSYACKKLWQLDLNRLVPGKDYEIDCGEGKRVSGREDMAQGSLFSWVSEDVFRKPTFSRFCSLLDNYNPNQGCKEVVTPEERQEQAAFIEEISRTAPIKYLHRYLSSKGVASNDYQDFKRMLTSLWFDLCGRCGTSGSSSAFEHVFVGEIKQQGGQEVSGFHNWLQFYLEEAKGSVDYQGYIFPRRRGQCPDSETQLLTIQFEWNGILKSVSSTLVGVSPEFEVALYTLCFFLGGEDNHVELGPYAVNIKCYRLGNNIGSVFPIAEC
- the LOC103490825 gene encoding uncharacterized protein LOC103490825 isoform X2 — its product is MEGLIKGLIDVAIGNDGDNNDQQSASQSREERSRSTWAQVVTGEEDGGDRRDGCDRNRWNNEEEGRSRREEWEVEDSRISGQRKQIQTDNWGGYKRPASEQNYSNEVEVGAELEPSEDELADLSYACKKLWQLDLNRLVPGKDYEIDCGEGKRVSGREDMAQGSLFSWVSEDVFRKPTFSRFCSLLDNYNPNQGCKEVVTPEERQEQAAFIEEISRTAPIKYLHRYLSSKGVASNDYQDFKRMLTSLWFDLCGRCGTSGSSSAFEHVFVGEIKQQGGQEVSGFHNWLQFYLEEAKGSVDYQGYIFPRRRGQCPDSETQLLTIQFEWNGILKSVSSTLVGVSPEFEVALYTLCFFLGGEDNHVELGPYAVNIKCYRLGNNIGSVFPIAEC
- the LOC103490826 gene encoding uncharacterized protein LOC103490826 encodes the protein MALDVHMFEALNPSRFISFSFPNPCNSRSSLRIAVLDSPIQPTHSPSVAAMFVPPGLETDWIFSTESGHYHLLFDSPGISRLILVGDQEPVAGLDSLPIYNRQDSASTWSRLVVSLQPLLLALFPKSCFKNGIPEVPILSFVDNVIRRVVLERCIGSSVGEFLVENVEIERKSFETREFRRRLRFKRMPNLIQTEIRLIPEANLNLDDVEIQNMQFKPDTRVLVHPYLPPMAASLSLIASSIDKQIQTGHRPKALCVGVGGGALLSFLATHLDFEVMGVEMDMEVLRVAQQYFGLVDNEFLHISIGDATEFLQNASKSVKKQKCESFGVHMSSLYDVIMFDLDSSDARNGISSPPLEFVGRDVLLSARSVLSEHGILIVNVIPLDKFFFDALINEFRSIFDDLFQIDVDNGENFVVIASVCSIKSFPNVTKKEMNSFSSRLRSFLSGAYMDSIKRI